In the Triticum aestivum cultivar Chinese Spring chromosome 2B, IWGSC CS RefSeq v2.1, whole genome shotgun sequence genome, CTTCATTTTTGGGCTGTGGTGCAACTGGTTCCTGAGATTGGAAGAAGGGTTTAGGATGCCCAACACCATTGTTTGGGGAAAGCATATCATGAACACCAGGACCTTTCGTGCTCTGAGCACTTTGAGACGAGTCGCTTTTTTTCATTTGATGAGCTCTGACTGCTTCTGGCGGTTGGAAAAAAggtcggtgaccagccattttgtTCACGGCAGGCACATCAAGCACACTAGAAGCTCCTTTTGAACATTCAGACCTCTGTGGTTGCACTTCAGGAGGGCAGGCATTGGAGGAGTGTCTGCCTTTCCTAACTTGATCATTGGTTGCCCTTTTCGTCTTCACAGCATTTCTAGATGCTCTGTGTTTATCATGCAGTGGTAAGGCATCAGTGTTCCTGTGCTGGGGTTCAGCAGAAACACCAAATAATCTTGGCTTAAGTTCTGGACTCTCAAGTGAACCAGTCACACCAATTACATTATTAACACTGGTTATCCGATTAAGTAGACTCAAGCTCATATCCTTTGAATTAATGCTTTCTGTTGGTCTGAGTCTTTCATTATCTCTGGGCACTGAAGCATTCCTTTGCATATTCGTATCAGAGCTAACCTGACTTCGTAACTGGTCTTGCATAACTAGAATAGGTGGCAATGGTGGCTCATATTCTCCAACCCAGCCACGTCCAAACCTCACTTCAGCAGGTAATGTCTGCTGAATACGCTCAGAAGCAATTCTCCAACCTTGGGCACCAAGTGAACCAGCAAAACGAGCCAAACTTCTTGCATAAGAGTGCTCAGCATGAAGTCCAACCTGTAAGGACGAAAAATCTAACCATGTGAACTAACCAGCAAAAGAAACTGTGAAGTATAAAAGTAGATTGGATTTAACTAGAGGTGTTCGCATACATTTATCAGCTCTTTTGGCTCCGCACAGAAGACATCAAATATTAGGTCAGAATCTGATGAAGGCTGGTCTTCATGTTCATGGTAAGTTTTTCGTCTAGTCTCGTCTACCACAAATGACTTGTGGCTGGGCTTTGCTGAATAATCTCGTGCTGAAAAGCGAAGAAAAGAATAAGCATGTCAGTAGGGTTATATGAGCACTTGGTTATATCGTAGTAATCAAATGAAATTCCTCCACCTGAAATGGAACTGCAAGATATTCATCTCAACCAAATTAACAAGATATATAGGTCATCATTAAGCATTTTGAGTACCAAACTACTAATTCATCACCAGAATGACTCAGAGAAACCCCACATATACAGAACTGAAGAAAGAAGCATTGGGCATATTATAATTTCCTTTCAGTGGGCATCCTTTGTTTGCTGATCAATGCATTCTAGTGACTTTACAAAGTTCAGACTTTTCGTCTTCAAAACTGTAAGGCATAACCTCCCTATTACATAAAAGTGTGGCTAGTAGGTATTTAACTAACGGAACAATTTAAGTAGATGAGCTGATTCAGAGAGAGGAAGATGATACCTGAAGTATCGTCAGTCTTCTCAGACCTGACCTCATCCACTGGAGAACTGATGTCTTTGTCGGAACACCCATCGGCTGCAGTAGATTCAGGGGGCTCAGCACCGTTAGCCTGTGACACGCTTAAGCCATCAGAGCCATCTCCTGCAGAAACGATGGTGGCAGGAGAGACATTTGAACCCAATGCGTCTTGGCCATTCAAACAAAATGGCTTAGCAATCTCTTCGTTGCAGGAGTCGCCTAGATCATCTTGTCCATCTCTGCAAAAAGGCTCCCTAGCCGACTCTGTTTGGCGGGAGTGGTCCATGTCATCTCTGTATCTGCAACTGGGCTCCTCAACAAGTTTTTCTGGGGATAAGCCTAAATCTTCTCCATTCGCACTGCCAGGATTTTCAGACGGCTCTTTCTCTAATGAGCAATCTGGATCTTCTCCATTTCTGCAAACTGGCTTCCCAACGTGTGTCTTCTGGGATGACAAGCCATCTTTTGAACTCCGGGAAGTAGGTTTCTTGACTTGCTGTTGGGGCAAAGAGGAACTTCGGTCATTTTCGGAACTTCTTGAAATGGCTTTCCTAACTTGCCCTTGTTGGAATGAGGGGCTTCGATCATCCTCCGAATTTCTTGAAATGGCTTTTTTAACTTTCACTTGGCGGATTGAGGAACTTCGATCATCCTCCGAATTTCTGGATATGGATTTCTTAACTTGCTCTCCATGAAACGAGGAACTCAAATTGTTCTCTGAATTTCTGAAAATCGGTTTCTTAACTCGTTCTTTGTGGAATGAAGAACTTAAGTCGTTCTCTGAATTCCTAGAGACGGGTTTCTTCACTTGATCTCTGAAGCTTATGTCAGCTCCAGAAATTTTTGCATTTGGTCTCTTAATTTGCTCTTTACGGGTCAAGAAGTCTAGATCATCATCTGAATACCTCAAAACAGGCTTCTTGATTGGTCCTCTGTTGCACGGAATAGGTCCAACTTTCTGTTCACTCTTTACTTGGTTTTCTGTAGGTATGCCCTCGTCCCTAAGTTCTTGAAACTTCTTTCTTGCCAGCTCTTGTATGGAATGGGCCTGCATGAATAAGCATAGCACGAAACATTGAATCACAAGTGATAAATGATGGTGCTGTAAGTGCATCATTTTTTCAGAAAGGCTGCTGGTAATGTACCTGTCTGAAGTAAACCGTATCAGGCGCATTGTACACCATTGCATTGCTGCAAATTAAGAAAACATCATCCTGCGATTTAAAGAAAAATATCATCAACTGCTCAACTATTATTATCAGTAAGGCAcacaataattgtgacaaacctACAATACTCAAATACGACCAAAGAATGTTAAAATATAAATTATGCTCCCTCGGTCCCAAAATTTTTGTctcagatttgtctagatacggatgtatctaatactaaaacgtgacttgatacatccgtatctagacaaatctaagacaagaatttagggacggagggagtattagaaaAAAAACGTCAACTTCTGCTTAGGGTAGGATAGTATAATCACTAGCACAAACTTTAGTGCGGATCTCTAATGCAAGAGTTACATACAAGATCTAACCATCTTCATTATGTGCACAAATTACAGGCAAACAAAAAATTAATCATAGGAATGTAAGTATAAGCATGTGATAAACTAATTGGTGCACGCTATGTTGCTGCATTTGTTGGGCCTCATGAAAAAGTTCATGCTATCGTTTCGAGAGAGGAAAGAAGTTGACATTCAAGGTAAGGAGAACGCGTTCAAAGGTTGCTTCTAGCATTGGACTGGTCCTTGTAGGTGAAATTCACTCTCAAATAAATATAGTATATGAACTGAAATGACCCACCATCCCCAACTACAACATCCACTTTAGCGACAAATAAAAGAATGGCGACTCCCCATTGGCGGCGCTGGCTACATATACGACAAAACATTAATTCAAACCTAGAATTGTTCGAAGGAGCGATATGCACTCCTGGCAGCGCTAGCTACATATACGACAAAATATTAATTCTAACCTACAACATCCACTTTAGCAACAAATCAACGAATGGCGACTCCCAAGTCCGCATTGGCAGCACTAGCTACATATCCAACAAAATATTAATTCCAACCTCAAATTGCTCGAACCAGCAATATGCATCCCCAACTACAACATCCACTTTAGCAACAAATCAACAAATGGCAACTCCCCATTGGCAGCACTAGCTACATACACGACAAGATATTAATTATAACCTCAAATTGCTCGAACCAGCAATATGCATCCCCAACTACAACATCCACTTTAGCAACAAATCAACGAATGGCGAATCCCCATTGGCAGCGCTAGCTACATATACGACAAAATATTAATTCTAACCTCGAATTGCTCGAACGAGCGATATGCATTCCTAGCAAGCTTCCTCTTGACGGTGCCGAAGTCCATTGGGTGCTCAATCACATCATTGTAGTCAGGCAACTGCGCCAATCAAAACAACCATGGCATCATCAATACCACCCGTATGTCAGATTAGCATCTCCAACAAGCATGACGCACGAACAAACGCCCTCACCTCCTCCGGATCCACCGGCTCAGCAAACACACCGTACGTATCCTTCCTGCAGAATCAAACAGCAGCATAAGAAATCGAGCTCGTCAAATCATGAAAAAAGAAACACTTCTCACAAGATGTAAAGCACGCACTTCTGCAGCTTGTCAAGAATCATATCCAGCGCCTGCCGGTCCGGCAGCGGCGTTGTCCTTGCCATCCCTAAATCCACcggcaaaaataaaaagaaaaaaagaaacaattTCATTTCTTCGGGAAAAGGCGCTCAAAAGTCATAATCCCGTCACCGGAAATGAAGAGATCAGCAAAAAACAGAGAAATCGAACCTGGCACCGGAAGCCGCTTCGTCCGCGGCGCGCTGGCAGCGTCGCTCCTCCCAGCAACCTAAAATAAGAGCAGATCTCGCGTCACAACCAGCTGCAGAGTGAAGTAAAGACGAGGCCGAAGACGAATCGGGCAGCATGGTTCACCTCGCGACTGCGAGATCTGTCGTCGCGCGACTCGATCCGGCGCTTCTTGGGCGGCTTGACCTGCTCCTCGCCTCCGCCAGCCGGCCGGTCCTCCCCCTCCGATGAGTCCGAGTAGGGAGGGGGAGGTGGGGCCCGGCGATGGTGCTGGTCCGGAGGAAGCTGGGAAAGCTTGACGACGAGCTTGAGCTTGCGCCGGCGGCGGTCGGAGGCGGAGGAGCCAGCCACGCCGCCTCCGTCGGAGTCGGAGCTGgacggctccggcgacggcgcccTCCGGTGCTGGGGGCGGGGCGGCGACAAGGAGGGCGACGAGGGGAAAGGGAAGAAGTCGTCGACGAGCGGgcgagaggacgcggcggcggcgcggcgcgggcggagcgaccggcgcggcggcggcgacggcgagcggcaGCGCGACGACAGGACGTGGCTCCCGCCTCCGCCTCCCCTCCGGCGCGCGGGGTAGCTCCTctccggctccggcgacggcgaccgcggcatggctgctgctgctgctgccgtcctCTTCTT is a window encoding:
- the LOC123044701 gene encoding uncharacterized protein, with product MPRSPSPEPERSYPARRRGGGGGSHVLSSRCRSPSPPPRRSLRPRRAAAASSRPLVDDFFPFPSSPSLSPPRPQHRRAPSPEPSSSDSDGGGVAGSSASDRRRRKLKLVVKLSQLPPDQHHRRAPPPPPYSDSSEGEDRPAGGGEEQVKPPKKRRIESRDDRSRSREVAGRSDAASAPRTKRLPVPGMARTTPLPDRQALDMILDKLQKKDTYGVFAEPVDPEELPDYNDVIEHPMDFGTVKRKLARNAYRSFEQFEDDVFLICSNAMVYNAPDTVYFRQAHSIQELARKKFQELRDEGIPTENQVKSEQKVGPIPCNRGPIKKPVLRYSDDDLDFLTRKEQIKRPNAKISGADISFRDQVKKPVSRNSENDLSSSFHKERVKKPIFRNSENNLSSSFHGEQVKKSISRNSEDDRSSSIRQVKVKKAISRNSEDDRSPSFQQGQVRKAISRSSENDRSSSLPQQQVKKPTSRSSKDGLSSQKTHVGKPVCRNGEDPDCSLEKEPSENPGSANGEDLGLSPEKLVEEPSCRYRDDMDHSRQTESAREPFCRDGQDDLGDSCNEEIAKPFCLNGQDALGSNVSPATIVSAGDGSDGLSVSQANGAEPPESTAADGCSDKDISSPVDEVRSEKTDDTSARDYSAKPSHKSFVVDETRRKTYHEHEDQPSSDSDLIFDVFCAEPKELINVGLHAEHSYARSLARFAGSLGAQGWRIASERIQQTLPAEVRFGRGWVGEYEPPLPPILVMQDQLRSQVSSDTNMQRNASVPRDNERLRPTESINSKDMSLSLLNRITSVNNVIGVTGSLESPELKPRLFGVSAEPQHRNTDALPLHDKHRASRNAVKTKRATNDQVRKGRHSSNACPPEVQPQRSECSKGASSVLDVPAVNKMAGHRPFFQPPEAVRAHQMKKSDSSQSAQSTKGPGVHDMLSPNNGVGHPKPFFQSQEPVAPQPKNEATWVYHGRPGDAKFGTSEKSRQTSNIGFITKNEPVNANGFAMNASAQNNISDHAKSMVPTAVPGQVNVSNRGFDAPRNIFSAFPTAVRENQGIPSAPVAQSWISFGASSENKPTIVSPNFNDGNSGWKMPFANVRTCDEMKISAVPQFFRQPVQVPRESPGQNKGLVIFPQLVQTDFSRSQGQSQWQGLVPHMQQKPNMDMLRPDLNIGFPSPGSPPARQSSGINLEAQQPDLALQL